Proteins co-encoded in one Brassica oleracea var. oleracea cultivar TO1000 chromosome C4, BOL, whole genome shotgun sequence genomic window:
- the LOC106342411 gene encoding protein transport protein SEC24-like yields the protein MAVRATVSRFPIDSDALEASGLPWGLTVTPFAAKDENGIAPARGSNGHLLPRCENCYAYFNTYGELDQWAWNCSLCGTLNGLPSDAIARYSNPHSIPEMSSSFIDLELPLDGSEEEMTQARPVYVAAIDLSSSEEFLELTKSSLLAALEALSPGSLFGLATFSHKIGLYDVQGPVPVVKNVFIPPDAESKLPLELEDAMPLLQFLAPVETCKDRIAAALETLRPITSWERSSGAAQGMDGVLMGGRGFGTAMEALFNYLGSEFGNTFALARVFAFLSGPPDYGRGQLDTSRYGEQYASKRVDADRALLPEQTPFYKDLATIAVQSGVCVDVFAVTNEYTDLASLKFLSIESGGSLFLYSSTDDSTLPQDMFRMLNRPYAFNCVLRMRTSTEFKPLHSFGHFFPDPQYENLQHIICCDSYATYAYDFDFADNTGFSRHSGYPPVVQIAFQYTVVVPPEELSSSELPSSSRGKHTLQRRLRIRTMQFSAAQNINEIYDSGDHEVVLSLLVHKVILVSLEDGVREGRALLHDWLVILTAQYNDAFNLVQYKNVNKSMSSQIDITFSQCPQLEPLPRLVFALLRNPLLRFHEEGVHPDYRIYLQCLFSVLEPSSLHCGIYPSLMSYSTPDKQAYPRHSLSRAALMTSGSPIFFLDAYTTLIVFYSSTADPSLPFPPPQDCLLRKTINEVKQGRSITPKLMFIRGGQDDATAFENYLIEEQDVDGSGFASAMGFVAFLDDISQSVAEYMK from the exons ATGGCCGTCCGAGCAACGGTGTCACGTTTCCCGATCGATTCAGACGCTCTAGAGGCGTCAGGACTCCCCTGGGGACTAACGGTGACGCCGTTCGCAGCCAAAGACGAGAACGGAATCGCGCCGGCGCGCGGATCCAACGGCCACCTTCTTCCTCGCTGCGAAAACTGCTACGCGTACTTCAACACTTACGGCGAACTCGATCAGTGGGCTTGGAACTGCTCGCTCTGCGGGACTCTCAACGGACTCCCTTCCGATGCGATCGCTCGTTACTCTAATCCACACTCTATCCCCGAAATGAGTTCCTCCTTCATTGATCTCGAGTTGCCTT TGGATGGATCGGAGGAAGAGATGACTCAAGCTAGGCCTGTCTATGTTGCGGCGATTGATCTCTCGT CTTCTGAGGAATTTTTGGAGCTAACAAAAAGTTCATTGCTAGCTGCTTTGGAAG CTCTAAGTCCAGGGTCTCTTTTTGGTCTTGCCACATTCAGCCACAAAATAGGACTTTATGATGTTCAAGGACCTGTACCAGTTGTAAAGAATGTATTTATCCCACCTGATGCGGAGAGCAAACTACCACTAGAACTTGAGGATGCCATGCCTTTGTTACAGTTTTTGGCTCCG GTGGAAACTTGCAAGGATCGTATTGCTGCTGCTCTTGAGACACTCAGACCGATAACTTCTTGGGAGAGGTCATCTGGTGCAGCTCAAGGGATGGATGGTGTGTTGATGGGTGGTAGAGGCTTCGGTACAGCAATGGAAGCTCTCTTCAACTATCTAGGATCTGAATTTGGGAATACATTTGCATTAG CTAGGGTGTTCGCTTTCCTATCCGGTCCTCCTGATTACGGACGTGGACAGCTGGATACAAGTAGGTATGGTGAACAATACGCAAGTAAAAGAGTTGATGCTGATCGTGCTCTGCTTCCGGAGCAAACGCCGTTCTATAAAGACTTA GCCACCATTGCTGTCCAATCAGGTGTATGCGTAGACGTGTTTGCCGTTACAAATGAGTACACAGATTTAGCATCCCTGAAGTTCCTTAGCATCGAAAGTGGAGGATCGTTGTTTTTGTATTCCAGCACCGATGACTCAACTCTTCCCCAAGACAT GTTTCGGATGCTTAACCGGCCGTATGCTTTCAACTGCGTCTTGAGAATGAGGACGTCAACTGAATTTAAACCTCTCCATTCT TTTGGTCACTTCTTTCCCGATCCACAGTACGAGAACCTTCAACATATCATATGCTGTGATTCATATGCAACATATGCTTATGACTTTGATTTTGCTGATAATACTGGATTTTCAAG GCATTCTGGATACCCACCCGTGGTCCAAATTGCATTCCAGTACACAGTTGTTGTACCTCCCGAGGAACTGTCAAGCTCTGAACTGCCATCTTCAAGTAG AGGCAAACACACACTTCAGAGACGACTAAGAATCAGAACCATGCAGTTTTCAGCTGCCCAGAACATCAACGAAATTTACGACAGTGGGGATCATGAAGTTGTTCTCTCATTGCTCGTTCACAAG GTAATTTTAGTCTCTCTAGAGGATGGAGTCCGAGAAGGGAGGGCGTTGCTTCATGATTGGCTAGTAATCCTAACTGCACAGTACAACGATGCCTTTAACCTCGTCCAGTACAAAAACGTAAACAAGTCAATGAGTTCTCAGATTGACATCACGTTTTCACAATGTCCCCAACTTGAGCCTTTGCCTCGCTTAGTCTTTGCCTTACTCCGTAACCCTCTCCTCCGGTTCCATGAAGAAGGTGTTCATCCTGATTACAGGATCTACTTGCAATGCCTTTTCAG TGTGTTGGAGCCGAGTTCTCTTCATTGTGGGATATACCCATCGTTGATGTCATATTCAACACCGGATAAACAGGCGTATCCGCGCCATTCATTGAGCCGTGCAGCATTGATGACAAGTGGTAGTCCGATATTTTTCTTAGATGCGTACACCACTTTGATAGTCTTCTACTCATCAACAGCTGACCCGTCACTCCCTTTCCCTCCACCACAAGACT GTTTATTGAGGAAGACCATTAATGAGGTGAAGCAAGGAAGGAGCATCACACCGAAACTGATGTTTATCCGTGGAGGACAAGACGATGCTACGGCCTTTGAGAACTATCTTATAGAAGAACAAGACGTGGACGGTAGCGGTTTTGCTAGTGCCATGGGTTTTGTGGCTTTCCTTGACGATATTTCGCAGAGTGTGGCTGAATACATGAAGTAA